One genomic segment of Candidatus Fukatsuia endosymbiont of Tuberolachnus salignus includes these proteins:
- a CDS encoding type II toxin-antitoxin system RelE family toxin, translated as MVKINWLRRASKQLVMIDPRYRKAISEKVSKLTTFPTTELDIKKLRTTDNQYRIRVGNYRIIFEVTDGEPVICTIQQIKRRASKTY; from the coding sequence ATGGTTAAGATAAACTGGTTGCGACGAGCATCTAAACAACTTGTTATGATAGATCCCCGTTATCGAAAAGCCATCAGTGAAAAAGTTAGCAAATTGACTACCTTTCCAACCACTGAACTCGATATAAAAAAGCTCCGAACCACTGATAATCAATATAGAATTCGGGTAGGCAACTACAGGATAATCTTTGAAGTCACTGACGGTGAACCTGTAATCTGCACAATACAGCAAATTAAGCGCAGAGCGTCAAAAACCTATTAA
- a CDS encoding helix-turn-helix domain-containing protein gives MTKLQYINDETGKPLYVLLPVTDYEKLVDNTDDDYESVPYKADHHDDEIIPHDVISIMVNQDISLIAAWRIYLGMSQYEVAEKLQATQSAVSQWESVDSTPQKKTRKKLAALYGCRLEQMTL, from the coding sequence ATGACTAAATTACAATACATTAACGACGAAACAGGCAAGCCCTTATATGTGCTTTTACCTGTTACTGATTATGAAAAGCTAGTTGATAATACTGATGATGATTACGAGTCTGTGCCGTACAAAGCTGATCATCACGATGATGAAATTATCCCACATGACGTTATCTCAATCATGGTTAATCAGGACATTAGCCTAATCGCGGCCTGGCGCATTTATCTCGGTATGTCTCAGTATGAGGTTGCCGAAAAACTACAAGCTACTCAATCAGCCGTTTCTCAGTGGGAATCCGTAGATTCGACACCACAGAAGAAAACCCGAAAGAAATTGGCGGCACTGTATGGATGTCGCCTGGAACAGATGACATTGTAA
- a CDS encoding cytosine permease, with translation MDKDKPTTDDYVAERVPLTARSSFLSVALVRIGMTTALSQFMLGAMLGNSMTFGQAMLATLLGSLILEFVSLGLGLAGSHEGLSTSLLARWCGFGRFGSVLIGILLTISLVGWFGVQNAVFAHSLDYALGGRLGFTWSAVLAGGALTVLVAFGFRALSWAAKITVPLFFLVIGWISFGILQEHTLSHLVTRLPMGAPMTLGAGATIVAGGYMVGALITPDISRFCQNGRHVFWMTLISIIVGEFIVNGIAILVARALNTADVVTIMTQSAGWIGLLTVILATTKNNDACLYSSSLSLANVVEGVTCRKLSRTKLTIILGVIGTLLSMLGILERFTGFLILLGVVFPPIAGVMLVDYYILRTSRHLLDVTRQRQTLPESTQLMGWPAVAACILGAIGGMTIELGIPSFNSLIIACVVYGILVKVSALLKK, from the coding sequence ATGGACAAGGATAAACCTACCACTGACGATTACGTTGCCGAGCGTGTCCCTCTAACTGCACGCTCAAGCTTCCTCAGTGTTGCTTTGGTGCGTATTGGCATGACGACTGCGTTATCTCAATTTATGTTAGGTGCGATGCTGGGTAATTCGATGACCTTTGGTCAAGCGATGCTCGCTACCTTACTGGGTAGTTTAATTCTCGAATTTGTTAGCCTGGGGCTAGGGTTAGCGGGTTCTCACGAGGGATTATCGACGAGTCTTTTAGCACGCTGGTGTGGGTTTGGGCGTTTCGGGTCGGTGTTAATCGGAATACTGCTTACTATCAGTCTGGTAGGCTGGTTCGGTGTACAAAATGCCGTTTTTGCTCATAGTCTGGATTATGCGTTAGGGGGACGATTGGGGTTTACCTGGTCTGCTGTGCTGGCAGGAGGTGCGCTCACGGTATTGGTTGCCTTTGGGTTTCGCGCCTTAAGTTGGGCAGCAAAAATAACAGTGCCCCTTTTCTTTCTGGTAATAGGCTGGATTTCATTCGGTATTTTGCAGGAACACACACTCTCTCATCTTGTTACCCGTCTTCCTATGGGAGCACCGATGACACTCGGGGCCGGTGCCACTATTGTTGCCGGTGGCTATATGGTAGGGGCCCTTATCACCCCCGATATTAGTCGCTTCTGCCAAAACGGTCGGCATGTATTTTGGATGACTTTGATTTCTATCATTGTTGGAGAATTTATTGTCAACGGCATTGCCATATTGGTTGCTCGTGCACTCAATACCGCCGATGTCGTCACTATCATGACCCAAAGCGCGGGCTGGATAGGCTTGTTGACCGTTATTCTTGCGACGACCAAGAACAACGATGCCTGTTTGTATTCTTCATCACTTTCCTTAGCAAACGTTGTGGAAGGTGTCACCTGTAGGAAATTGAGTCGTACAAAGCTGACGATAATATTAGGTGTGATCGGCACCCTGCTATCAATGCTGGGAATTTTAGAGCGTTTTACGGGTTTCCTTATTCTACTCGGCGTTGTTTTTCCGCCTATTGCAGGCGTGATGCTGGTGGACTATTACATTTTACGTACCAGCCGTCACTTACTTGATGTAACACGCCAGAGACAGACGTTACCAGAATCAACACAATTAATGGGCTGGCCTGCTGTTGCTGCTTGTATTCTGGGCGCCATCGGGGGAATGACTATCGAACTCGGTATTCCGTCATTCAATTCGCTGATTATCGCCTGTGTCGTCTACGGTATTCTGGTTAAAGTCAGTGCGTTATTGAAAAAATAA
- a CDS encoding helix-turn-helix transcriptional regulator, whose amino-acid sequence MMDEVNCRKETESHKLIVESLNSLSFRSFMDISEHSWGVKDRESRFVYMNPVALDMCNIPVGFDVEGRLDDECPAPWAEFASDFRKQDRETEKSGKNVAIITTQYYGRQPKLEPYYAEKSPLYNKIGECIGTIWCAKKFNFLSISQYVNKLTPSVLILEPPVCDTFDDKELEVMFYLQQSLPSKVIAQKLNISYCMLEGYRGSIYQKAGVNSMKQFQEFCESTGFNRYIPKELIQPGVQFV is encoded by the coding sequence ATGATGGATGAAGTTAATTGCAGAAAAGAGACTGAGTCTCATAAGTTGATTGTAGAATCTCTTAATTCACTTTCATTTAGGTCGTTTATGGACATAAGTGAGCACTCTTGGGGAGTGAAAGATCGCGAATCTCGATTTGTTTATATGAATCCGGTAGCGTTGGATATGTGTAATATACCCGTTGGATTTGATGTTGAAGGTCGCCTGGATGATGAATGCCCTGCACCTTGGGCAGAATTTGCCTCCGACTTCCGAAAGCAAGATCGAGAGACTGAGAAAAGCGGAAAAAATGTAGCGATAATTACAACACAATACTACGGCAGGCAGCCGAAACTTGAACCTTATTATGCGGAAAAATCGCCGTTATACAATAAGATCGGCGAATGTATAGGTACCATTTGGTGTGCAAAAAAATTCAATTTTCTTAGCATTTCTCAATATGTTAATAAACTCACTCCCTCGGTATTGATATTGGAACCGCCTGTATGTGATACGTTTGATGATAAAGAACTTGAAGTGATGTTTTATCTACAACAGTCACTGCCCAGTAAGGTGATAGCCCAAAAGCTCAATATTTCTTACTGCATGCTCGAAGGATACAGAGGATCGATATATCAAAAGGCTGGTGTCAATTCAATGAAGCAATTTCAAGAATTTTGTGAATCAACTGGTTTTAATCGGTATATCCCAAAGGAACTTATACAGCCTGGTGTACAGTTTGTTTAG
- a CDS encoding Txe/YoeB family addiction module toxin has translation MNKLFTDESWRDYLYWQQNDKKLVKRINELIKDIERTPFSGIGKPKSLKHNLSGYWSRRINEEHRLIYKIDDTRIVIISCRYHY, from the coding sequence ATGAATAAGCTTTTTACTGACGAATCCTGGCGAGATTACCTTTACTGGCAACAAAACGATAAAAAGCTTGTTAAGAGGATTAATGAGCTTATTAAAGATATAGAGCGTACTCCTTTTAGTGGCATAGGTAAGCCTAAGTCTTTAAAACATAATTTATCTGGTTATTGGTCACGACGAATTAACGAAGAACACCGGCTTATATATAAAATAGACGATACACGTATAGTGATTATATCGTGTCGTTATCATTACTGA
- a CDS encoding type II toxin-antitoxin system Phd/YefM family antitoxin, with the protein MFNTTYSAARKNLASIMTQTVQDCEPILITRKNGEDCVLISSSEYGSLKETADLLLCSPANTMHLLTSLEQASKGELRERQLDE; encoded by the coding sequence ATGTTTAACACAACTTATAGCGCCGCCAGGAAAAATCTTGCTTCAATCATGACTCAAACCGTTCAGGATTGTGAACCCATACTGATAACACGGAAAAATGGAGAAGATTGTGTTTTGATTTCCAGTTCAGAGTACGGAAGTCTTAAAGAAACCGCTGATCTACTACTATGCTCTCCAGCAAATACCATGCACCTGCTAACATCGTTAGAGCAGGCGAGTAAAGGGGAATTGCGGGAACGTCAGCTTGATGAATAA
- a CDS encoding BRO-N domain-containing protein, with the protein MTTQPIQTVSFSFHEIYDVRVQIINAEPWFCLKDVCEVLTIANAHRVASEMLDVKGVRKAYTLTKGGQQELSYINEPNLYRVIFRSNKPEAKQFQDWVFNEVLPQIRKTGTYQNPEYQPQSPALLNDADLNNLTRLVWCISNGFKFNRAWSNGIWYALRKVTGIPSPKQFQVDQIPMLAEECRRIYAITNQFKEVIFEAEKQVIRRCLRKREEAETVISEMKQLLNAATQKDYATLNTTLAKWEEREITAFFRRDHDCMANY; encoded by the coding sequence ATGACTACTCAACCCATTCAAACTGTTAGTTTTTCATTTCACGAAATTTACGATGTACGAGTTCAGATAATCAATGCTGAACCTTGGTTCTGCTTGAAAGATGTTTGCGAAGTTTTAACTATTGCAAACGCTCATAGGGTGGCATCTGAAATGCTTGATGTAAAGGGGGTACGTAAAGCGTATACCCTTACAAAAGGGGGACAGCAAGAGCTGTCTTACATCAACGAACCTAATCTCTACCGCGTTATATTTCGCAGTAACAAACCAGAGGCTAAACAGTTTCAGGATTGGGTATTCAATGAAGTACTACCACAAATAAGAAAAACGGGGACATATCAAAATCCAGAATACCAACCTCAATCCCCCGCACTTCTCAATGACGCCGATTTAAATAACCTTACACGGTTAGTCTGGTGCATAAGTAATGGATTCAAGTTCAATCGGGCGTGGAGTAACGGTATCTGGTACGCCTTGCGCAAGGTAACAGGTATCCCCTCACCGAAACAGTTCCAGGTAGACCAGATACCTATGCTAGCTGAAGAATGCCGCCGTATCTACGCTATAACCAATCAATTTAAAGAGGTTATTTTTGAAGCGGAAAAGCAGGTTATCCGGCGTTGTCTCCGCAAGCGAGAAGAAGCCGAAACGGTAATCAGCGAAATGAAACAACTACTCAATGCTGCGACACAAAAGGATTATGCCACGCTCAACACCACATTGGCGAAATGGGAAGAACGTGAAATTACTGCATTCTTCCGGCGTGACCATGACTGTATGGCTAATTATTAA
- a CDS encoding antiterminator Q family protein produces MNVAQLRLNNEQYHWVNHWLERWGAWVYSGRLEKPQSSIIAHYMAKVNPQESPTRLMCNDDDGLLISRVVDTVMRVDIKAFKIVLSYYVQCTSRRAIANYYHHCASPRKMNGRGGDRVKKPSFGTCRNEIDAILEAAVWLLYQPLQKAFDSRKPVAKIHKTA; encoded by the coding sequence ATGAACGTCGCACAACTTAGGCTCAATAATGAGCAGTATCACTGGGTTAACCACTGGCTGGAACGCTGGGGTGCTTGGGTGTACAGCGGCAGACTTGAGAAGCCACAGAGTAGCATCATCGCCCACTACATGGCGAAGGTAAATCCGCAAGAAAGCCCTACAAGACTAATGTGCAACGATGATGACGGATTATTGATCTCTCGGGTAGTCGATACGGTGATGCGCGTTGATATCAAGGCATTTAAGATTGTGCTCAGTTATTACGTACAATGCACATCAAGGCGTGCGATTGCCAATTATTATCACCACTGTGCCTCGCCCCGTAAAATGAATGGACGAGGGGGAGACAGAGTCAAGAAACCTTCGTTTGGAACCTGTAGGAATGAAATCGACGCTATCTTAGAGGCGGCGGTGTGGCTTTTATATCAACCTCTGCAAAAGGCTTTTGACTCGCGCAAACCAGTCGCCAAAATACATAAAACCGCATAA
- a CDS encoding DUF6475 domain-containing protein: MKNYEMTDVQKAFQGHTRDTDNGQFFPKPADLIRHIDGNKDGKALRAWSKAYQAIRRYGRRNSVVFDDALIHAVIEDMGGWIDFAGMSEEDAPFRAREFEKRYRSGLLTGVGNYLPVLIGMDDAHNILGGFQEKPAPFFMGDTARCQLVLSGVPALELKGVA; the protein is encoded by the coding sequence TTGAAAAACTACGAGATGACCGACGTTCAAAAAGCCTTTCAGGGGCATACGCGTGACACGGACAACGGTCAATTTTTCCCCAAGCCTGCCGACCTCATCCGGCATATCGACGGCAACAAGGACGGCAAAGCGTTAAGAGCCTGGTCGAAAGCCTACCAAGCCATTCGCCGTTACGGTCGTCGTAACAGCGTGGTGTTTGACGATGCATTAATCCATGCGGTGATAGAGGACATGGGCGGCTGGATAGATTTTGCCGGGATGAGTGAGGAGGACGCGCCTTTTCGTGCCAGAGAATTTGAAAAAAGGTATCGCTCTGGGTTATTGACTGGGGTGGGTAACTACTTGCCGGTACTCATTGGTATGGACGATGCGCACAACATACTGGGCGGCTTTCAGGAAAAGCCGGCCCCTTTTTTCATGGGTGATACGGCGCGATGCCAGTTGGTGCTGAGTGGTGTTCCCGCCCTTGAGTTGAAAGGGGTAGCCTGA
- a CDS encoding replication protein yields the protein MSMSQAGQGNDRAIDRQEQRVANIDEGYTRLANELYEELIGANLTRTQAKVVHAVCRKTYGFHKSMDRITDSQLADLCRITRPKANVVKNELIKMRVLLSEGKKMGLNKNLSEWIIANCSQIENTVPKTGTIKNVSNTITESVLKTITKVFPIREHTKETITKKRKEIITPLSPFGDERVKMVFAFWQKNLVHPQARLDKKRAKRIQARLKEKFSAEDLCQAITGATYDPWLMGKNPENKRYDGIDTVLRDAAQVERLMGLAGNHYAKALAHGKYSATTARNIQNLQSWISSNENTGAPF from the coding sequence ATGAGCATGAGCCAAGCTGGACAGGGTAACGACAGGGCAATAGACAGACAAGAACAACGTGTGGCGAATATTGATGAGGGCTATACCCGTTTGGCTAACGAATTATACGAAGAGCTTATTGGTGCTAATTTGACACGAACTCAAGCGAAGGTCGTGCATGCTGTTTGTCGTAAGACGTATGGTTTCCACAAGAGTATGGATAGGATCACAGATAGCCAGCTAGCCGATCTGTGTCGGATAACGCGTCCAAAAGCCAATGTGGTCAAAAATGAGTTAATCAAAATGAGGGTGTTATTGAGCGAAGGGAAGAAAATGGGTCTTAATAAGAATTTGTCGGAGTGGATCATCGCGAACTGCTCTCAAATTGAGAACACTGTACCTAAAACAGGAACAATAAAAAATGTTTCCAACACGATAACAGAAAGTGTTCTCAAAACGATAACAAAGGTGTTCCCAATTCGAGAACACACAAAAGAAACTATTACAAAAAAAAGGAAAGAAATTATAACCCCTTTATCCCCTTTCGGGGATGAGCGTGTAAAAATGGTTTTTGCGTTCTGGCAAAAAAATCTGGTGCACCCCCAGGCCAGGCTGGACAAAAAACGCGCTAAGCGCATTCAGGCGCGGCTGAAAGAAAAATTCAGTGCGGAAGACCTCTGCCAGGCGATAACCGGTGCGACCTACGACCCTTGGTTGATGGGCAAAAACCCTGAAAACAAGCGCTACGACGGCATCGATACCGTGCTACGGGATGCCGCGCAGGTCGAGCGCCTGATGGGACTGGCGGGTAATCACTATGCCAAGGCCCTCGCCCACGGTAAATATTCAGCGACTACCGCCAGAAACATCCAGAACTTACAAAGCTGGATAAGCAGCAATGAGAACACGGGGGCACCTTTCTGA
- a CDS encoding YmfL family putative regulatory protein produces the protein MDKRALINRMCEHIEGGRSVAAAYLGVSEAKFNNRLYESKGCRFFSVDELLALQTLSQSTLVAEYFAERSDALVVPIPSADEVDTVELHHMGLRTTIKRSAVDKLILDAINNDGAVDEKEKQKIIEAHRKHMAMRDSEIKATLLVYAK, from the coding sequence ATGGATAAACGCGCATTAATTAACCGGATGTGTGAACATATTGAAGGGGGAAGGAGTGTCGCAGCGGCTTATCTCGGTGTGTCTGAAGCCAAGTTTAACAATCGGTTATACGAAAGCAAAGGTTGTCGATTTTTTAGCGTTGATGAATTACTGGCCTTGCAAACGTTGAGTCAATCAACCCTGGTCGCGGAGTACTTCGCCGAGCGATCAGATGCACTCGTCGTCCCCATCCCTTCAGCCGATGAGGTCGATACGGTAGAACTGCATCACATGGGGTTACGCACCACAATTAAGCGCAGTGCAGTAGATAAGCTGATCCTGGATGCGATTAACAATGACGGTGCGGTTGATGAAAAAGAAAAGCAGAAAATCATTGAGGCTCACCGTAAACACATGGCAATGCGAGATTCTGAAATCAAAGCCACCTTGCTGGTTTACGCTAAGTAA
- a CDS encoding transcriptional regulator, with translation MRNIGLEKAIAFVGNQRVLANKCGKAQSTISDWLNGNKRVAPETVPALVKATEGRVLAYEFRPDLPDLFPRPSKVS, from the coding sequence ATGAGAAATATAGGGTTAGAGAAAGCGATTGCTTTTGTCGGTAATCAAAGAGTTCTAGCTAACAAGTGTGGCAAGGCTCAATCAACAATTAGTGACTGGTTAAACGGGAATAAACGTGTAGCACCAGAAACCGTCCCTGCCTTAGTGAAGGCCACAGAGGGGAGAGTATTGGCTTACGAGTTTCGCCCTGATTTACCCGACCTTTTTCCACGTCCAAGTAAAGTATCCTGA
- a CDS encoding XRE family transcriptional regulator — protein sequence MDFSARLSLAMKEAGYTQGSLAKAVGMAQSSVWRLASGGGASSKRLFRIARVLNINPHWLAEGIGEMKSTLGVDMPLSISNTVACYDPEERAKKDVYPLTIYNRIEWVLTPGVGGKKDFESMFWLPKIVAVNAQVSVDDSIAIVAQDDSMSPAINEKDMVTLDTSYTDIKNGKIYAVSFGGIGMFRTLFELPEEKIRLKSNNPSDYPEVIVPKKELTIIGKVYYVAGIID from the coding sequence GTGGACTTTTCAGCAAGATTGAGTCTAGCTATGAAGGAAGCTGGATATACACAGGGTTCTTTAGCCAAAGCAGTAGGCATGGCACAATCTAGTGTGTGGCGCTTGGCAAGCGGCGGAGGAGCCAGTTCAAAAAGATTGTTCAGGATAGCCCGGGTTTTAAATATTAACCCCCACTGGCTTGCTGAAGGGATCGGTGAAATGAAATCGACTCTGGGTGTCGATATGCCCCTGTCAATTTCTAATACTGTCGCTTGTTATGATCCAGAAGAAAGAGCCAAAAAGGATGTGTATCCATTAACAATATATAACCGCATAGAGTGGGTGCTTACCCCCGGCGTAGGGGGTAAAAAGGACTTTGAATCTATGTTTTGGCTTCCTAAAATAGTTGCAGTGAATGCTCAGGTTTCGGTTGATGACTCTATCGCCATCGTAGCGCAAGACGACAGTATGTCTCCTGCTATCAATGAAAAAGATATGGTGACATTGGATACGAGTTATACGGATATTAAAAATGGAAAAATTTATGCTGTCTCTTTTGGTGGTATTGGCATGTTTCGTACACTGTTCGAACTCCCTGAAGAAAAAATACGTTTGAAAAGTAATAACCCTTCTGATTATCCAGAAGTGATTGTCCCTAAAAAGGAGTTAACAATAATAGGAAAAGTATATTATGTTGCCGGCATAATTGATTAA
- the ptsG gene encoding PTS glucose transporter subunit IIBC: MLKQSFAHLQKVGQSLMLPVSVLPVAGLLLGLGSAGFAWLPVTVSHLMAEAGGTVFAHLPLLFALGVALGLTQNDGVCALAVIVAYAIMVKMLAIVAPSVDTGVFGGMVMGGVVAVLFNRFHNLRVPAYLGFFAGKRTVPIIAGLVAIPVALLLALIWSPVGQGIEAFSHWATVQNPELAFGVHGMVQRTLIPLGLHHIWNVPFHMQIGEYTNATGQVFHGDIPRYIAGDPTAGQLAGGFLFKMYGLPAAALAIWHTAKPENRAKIGALMGSAALTSFLTGITEPIEFAFMFVAPLLYVMHILLSGLAFSLAIALEMRHGTSFSHGLIDFIVLSPQANRVWLFPVVGLAYATLYYGLFRLLIVRFDLKTPGREAGLLPSVQQDTPITPLLIQAFGGKDNITALNACITRLRVSVKNSKQVNQQALKTLGAQAVIVLGSGVQAIFGAQSEQLKTAMALQLNTPQTPH, from the coding sequence ATGTTAAAACAAAGCTTTGCTCATCTACAAAAGGTGGGGCAGTCTTTGATGCTGCCCGTTTCTGTTCTGCCAGTCGCTGGGTTATTGCTCGGTTTAGGGTCTGCGGGGTTTGCTTGGCTCCCTGTCACCGTTTCACATCTGATGGCCGAGGCCGGCGGGACCGTATTTGCTCATCTGCCGCTGCTGTTTGCTCTGGGTGTCGCGCTCGGCTTGACTCAAAATGACGGCGTGTGCGCCCTGGCGGTGATTGTCGCGTACGCCATCATGGTAAAAATGTTGGCGATTGTGGCACCCTCTGTTGATACCGGTGTATTCGGTGGCATGGTGATGGGCGGGGTCGTCGCTGTGCTGTTTAATCGCTTCCATAACCTCCGTGTCCCCGCGTACCTGGGCTTTTTTGCCGGTAAACGTACGGTGCCGATTATTGCGGGTCTCGTGGCTATCCCTGTTGCCTTGCTATTGGCATTGATATGGTCGCCTGTCGGACAGGGTATCGAGGCCTTTTCACATTGGGCGACCGTGCAAAATCCTGAGCTGGCTTTTGGTGTGCACGGCATGGTGCAACGGACGCTGATCCCCTTGGGCTTGCACCATATCTGGAATGTGCCTTTTCATATGCAAATCGGGGAGTATACCAATGCCACAGGGCAGGTTTTTCACGGAGATATCCCCCGTTATATCGCCGGCGACCCTACCGCAGGGCAACTGGCGGGCGGCTTTTTGTTTAAGATGTACGGGTTGCCCGCCGCTGCATTGGCTATCTGGCACACCGCCAAACCGGAGAACAGAGCGAAAATCGGCGCACTCATGGGGTCTGCCGCATTAACCTCCTTTTTAACCGGCATTACCGAACCGATTGAATTTGCCTTTATGTTCGTTGCTCCGCTGTTGTATGTCATGCATATCCTGCTGTCAGGCTTGGCCTTTTCTCTGGCAATTGCGCTAGAAATGCGTCACGGTACCAGTTTTTCACACGGGCTGATTGATTTTATTGTGCTCAGTCCGCAGGCCAACCGTGTGTGGCTGTTTCCGGTCGTTGGCCTCGCGTATGCCACGCTGTATTACGGGTTATTTCGCCTGCTGATTGTACGTTTTGACCTCAAAACCCCGGGGCGTGAAGCCGGTTTATTACCCTCCGTGCAGCAGGATACCCCTATCACCCCGTTGCTTATCCAGGCCTTTGGCGGCAAAGACAACATTACCGCTCTCAACGCTTGCATCACCCGATTACGGGTCAGTGTGAAAAACAGCAAACAGGTGAATCAACAGGCACTCAAAACCTTGGGTGCACAGGCGGTGATTGTGCTCGGTTCCGGCGTGCAAGCCATTTTCGGTGCACAATCTGAGCAGCTTAAAACCGCGATGGCATTACAGCTCAACACCCCGCAAACACCGCATTAA
- a CDS encoding ERF family protein: MENKAFYLKLATIQRELNAPKNQYNTFGKYHYRSCEDILEGVKPLLGDLFLSISDEIVQMGDRYYVKATATLTDGENSFQASAIAREELNKKGMDAAQLTGATSSYARKYCLNGLFAIDDAKDADTEAYKQQENKGTPQTKPTAARTPEQYLTDFTHWAHQCKDKVALQGAYNRLSQLLIQQPDLAQKANDIYLTHSATLEKAA, from the coding sequence ATGGAGAATAAAGCATTTTATCTTAAGCTAGCGACTATTCAACGTGAACTCAATGCACCGAAAAATCAATATAATACCTTTGGCAAATACCACTACCGCAGCTGTGAAGACATTTTGGAAGGCGTTAAACCGCTGCTGGGCGACCTGTTTTTATCAATAAGTGATGAAATCGTACAAATGGGCGATCGCTATTACGTCAAAGCGACTGCAACCTTGACGGACGGTGAAAATTCGTTTCAGGCCTCCGCAATTGCACGGGAAGAATTGAACAAAAAAGGCATGGATGCGGCACAGCTGACCGGGGCAACCAGCTCCTACGCGCGCAAGTACTGCCTGAACGGCCTGTTTGCGATTGATGATGCCAAAGATGCCGACACCGAAGCTTACAAGCAGCAAGAAAACAAGGGGACCCCACAAACGAAGCCCACCGCTGCACGCACCCCAGAACAATACCTCACCGATTTCACCCACTGGGCGCATCAATGCAAGGATAAAGTGGCCTTACAGGGGGCTTATAACCGACTAAGCCAGTTGCTTATCCAGCAGCCTGATTTAGCACAAAAAGCCAACGACATTTATCTCACCCACTCAGCAACCTTAGAAAAGGCAGCCTAA
- a CDS encoding lambda exonuclease family protein, translating to MEQRTDEWFAARCGKVTASKLAEVMAKVKTGDAATRKKYRAELICQRLTGKREDTFVTPEMKHGTALEPVAREAYILREFAVEVTEVGLVDHPTIEGFAASPDGLVNEDGLIEIKCPKTWTHLKTIRTGEPEKKYRLQMHAQMLCTGRRWCDFVSYDNRLPDTLAYFKKRIHFDEALGKEIETEVRKFLQELEDEIEQIKTYGKVA from the coding sequence ATGGAACAACGAACAGACGAGTGGTTTGCTGCCCGCTGTGGCAAGGTCACAGCCAGCAAATTGGCAGAGGTGATGGCAAAAGTCAAAACAGGCGACGCCGCAACGCGAAAAAAATACAGGGCCGAGCTGATTTGCCAGCGTCTGACGGGGAAACGGGAAGACACCTTTGTCACACCTGAAATGAAGCACGGGACGGCACTGGAACCCGTCGCCCGTGAGGCTTACATCTTGCGTGAATTTGCAGTAGAAGTCACGGAGGTCGGTCTCGTCGACCACCCCACTATTGAGGGGTTTGCCGCCAGTCCCGACGGACTGGTTAATGAGGATGGCCTCATCGAAATCAAATGCCCAAAAACCTGGACACATCTGAAAACGATAAGAACAGGTGAACCAGAAAAAAAATACCGCCTGCAAATGCATGCACAAATGCTGTGTACGGGGCGTCGATGGTGTGACTTTGTCAGCTATGATAATCGACTGCCTGACACATTAGCCTACTTCAAAAAGCGCATTCACTTTGATGAGGCACTGGGCAAGGAAATTGAAACAGAAGTGCGCAAATTTCTGCAAGAACTTGAAGATGAAATCGAACAGATTAAAACGTATGGAAAAGTGGCATGA